Proteins encoded by one window of Ramlibacter tataouinensis:
- a CDS encoding co-chaperone GroES: MKLRPLHDRVIVKRLENETKTASGIVIPDNAAEKPDQGEVLAVGPGRKNDKGELSPVGVKVGDRVLFGKYSGQTVKVEGDELLVMKEEDLFAVVESSK; this comes from the coding sequence ATGAAACTTCGTCCTCTGCACGACCGCGTGATCGTCAAGCGCCTGGAAAACGAGACCAAGACCGCCTCGGGCATCGTGATCCCGGACAACGCCGCCGAGAAGCCCGACCAGGGTGAGGTGCTGGCTGTCGGCCCCGGCCGCAAGAACGACAAGGGTGAGCTGTCGCCCGTGGGCGTGAAGGTCGGCGACCGCGTGCTGTTCGGCAAGTACAGCGGCCAGACCGTCAAGGTCGAAGGCGACGAGCTGCTCGTCATGAAGGAAGAAGACCTGTTCGCGGTCGTCGAGTCGTCCAAGTGA